The Ignavibacteriota bacterium sequence TAAATATCTTTTATGATTTCATCAAGATTTGAAAGTTTATCATGCAATTCCCTTGGATTGACTTTTGTATAGTGAGCAGTCATCTCCTCTGGTTTATGCCTCATCAAATACTCGCGTTCTTCATACTGTAAGCCGGTAATCAGCATATGAGAACTAAATGAGTGTCTCCATTTATGTACTGTCGCATTTTTTGCTATTCCAGCATTTTTTGCTGTTTCTTTACATTTATCTAATATTCATCTTTCTTTTATTTGATTGCCTTCCTCATTCGTAAATATAAACTCAGAGTTTGTTTTTGCTTCTAATTTTTGGATTATTTTAAATAAATGATTTGTGATCGGAATATTACTTTCTGAAAATTCTGTTTTGGTTTCATGCATTTCAGTTGTTCTTATAAGTATCATTCTACTTTCTAAATCAATTGAATCTTTGCATGTGAGATGCGTAAATTCTTCTATCCTGCAGCCGGTTAAAAATAAACCGGTAAAGATGTTTCTCAAATTTTCACTCATTTCTTGTTTGATAAAGGATTGTATTTCTTCTTTATTGTAATATTCATTTTCACGTTTAATCAAATTTTTCTTACTGATTATTGGAATTATTAAATGATCCATTGAATTCTTGGTAATATTATCCTTAGATACCTGATATTTAAATATTGCTTTCACAGTTTGCAAATATTGTGTAATTGTCATAGATGATGCTCCAGAACATTCTATTTGATAATAGCATATTTAACAAAGTGAGGTAAATTACATAACAACAGAAGTAGATAAAAAACTATGGAAGTTTTTATTTCCTGTAATTGAAACAAAAGTTCAAGTAAAAGATACAAGCTGATTGTACTTCCCTACTAATAAGTACAAAGCAATAATCAGAGAAGATAATAATGAACTGATTGCAATCCAGAAAAACACTTACCAATTAGTTACAAATGCGGAAGTGATAAAACCTGTTCTAGAACAGCTTAATGATCTTACGACCGACTGGTACATTGACCCGAGTCATTCATGTGTTGAAAACAGCAGAATGAGGTTACAGATTACCTTTCCCGAAATAACTCTTCACGATGGAGAAAGTGATATTGCTCTCAGTTTGTTTGTTCACAACAGTTATGATTAAAGTGAAGGAGTAAGAATGTTCTGGGGCGGAATAAGAAGCATTTTCAGTAACGGAAGTGTATTTGGTGAAGTATTGGATAAGTTCTACGCAAACACACATCGGGAATAATTGTTGAAAATCTTAAACAGCAGATTGAAGATACTTACGAACAAATCCCTCTCATTAAAGAAGAATCAACATACTTCAAAACCTAAAACTAGCAATTGATTACAAAGATCAGAGACAGAAAACTTTCGGCAAAGGGATTGCTGAATTTGTTGAAGAAAATCCGAAGGTAAAGAATCAATGGGTTTTGTATAATCAACTTACACATTACATATCACACTTTGTTCAGAAAAAAATCAGAGCATCCTATCAGATGAAAGTCAGTAAGATGTTTCAGCTATAAAGAGAGCCTTGCTCTCTTTAAGTTAAGAATTTATACAATATTAATATTTCATATTTGTAGATAATATTTTAATTTGTAATAGAATGTAATTTAATAAATATTGGCTGGTAATTTGCGCTGACGTTACGCTGCTATAACAAATATATTAAAAACTAGAATATGGGAATTATTATGGCAAATTTTAAAAAAGCAATTTGGCAAATTCTCCTTGTTAGTTTATGGATAAACATTTTTGAAACTTTAAGGTGGATGTTATTTGCAAAACCAGATATTGATATGCACTTCAAAGCAATTAATCTTGTATTGCCCAATGAACCCGTAAATAACATTCTCTGGCTTATATGGGGAATAATAATTGCAGTTATGATTTTTATTATTTCGAAAAAATTCAAAGTATTGCAAACAACTTTCATTGTTTGGATAATAGTATATGTTACGCATTGGATTGCTTTATGGAATTTTTCCGTATTACCAATCAATGTATTATGGCTGGCTGTTCCGTTAACTTTTATTAATATATTTGTTGGTGCTTTAATTTGCGGCAGATTTATAAGCAAATAAATAATTAATAAAAAAAGCATCTAACCCGTGCCTCATGCCTAAAGCTTTTTTTGCACAGGGCTTTTATGCAGTTTAAAAAGTAGTTGTTCCGTTTAATCTTCCTGTTAAAGATTATACAGTCAAAAAAAGTTTGTTCTAATTAAAAAGTTATTTAATAAATGTGGCATTGTTGTTTTGGGCTTCGGCTTAGGCACAACATAAACTGATCCGAGTTCTGAATGAATTTTAAAATAATAACCATAATCGTGATAGTTTATTTATATGGATTGTTTGAGTATTATGTGAACTATCAGCAAAAGAAGAAATTGAAAATTGTTAGCGTGAGAGATAAAGGAAGCCTATGGCTCATTGTGATTTCAATTACAGCTGGGTATTTACTTTCTTTTTCTATTGCAGCAACAAAAATTGGACGAATCTATTATTGGAATATATTGTTCACAATAGGATTATTTATCATTACGATAGGATTAATAATTAGGGTTATTTCCATTAGGCAACTCAAGCAATATTTTACTTATTCGGTTTCCAAAGTTGAAAATCATTTACTAATTGAAAAAGGGTTTTATAAATTCATTAGACATCCTGGCTATTTAGGTCAATTGCTAATTTTTACTGGTATTTCTATTTCATTATCAAATTGGTTAGCTGTAATTCTTATGTTACTATCGACTCTTGTTGGATATATAAATCGAATTAGAGTTGAAGAAAAATTTATGATTGAGCAAATGGGTGATATATATTCCAATTATCAGAAGAGAACAAAAAAACTAATACCAAAAATTTATTAAATAAACAGTGCCTAACAAGCGCCTCAACCCGACCGCTTTATTTTTCAAAAAGTTTAGAAAATAAAAAAAATCTAAACCCGAATTTTAATCAGCATAGTACTACCTACTTAACTTTATTTTCGAAAAGAAATTTACCAACTCGATGGGAATCTGGTTAAGTGTGCCGTGGGGGTATGGAACCAGAATCCTTGATCGCGAGTTTATTTTTTTTTCTTATGGTCTTATTGGTTGATTATTGGCTGTCCTAATAAGGAATTTATAAACTATATTAGCAAATTTGAGTTTAGTTATTAGTTTTTTTTGTCGAGGTGGAGAAATCATTTGAAAACTAAAAGAACTCTTAACCTTCCCTGATTCGGTCATATTCAGCAAATTGATTATCCAATGACAGCATTAAAGTGTGTTACCCATGAGTCATCTCCAATCCTCTATAACGATGCGGTTGAGTCCTTATATACCTACGAATGCTTCAATCTTTAATATCCAATATAACTTTTCAGATTTGATGACTGATAAATCTGCGTAAAAAATATTAGTAATAATTGTATGTTTTCAAAAGTTAATTCATGAAACAAAAATTATGAGATTACCAAAATATTGACTGTTTACAAAAAAATTTGTCAATTGAGTAACAATAGTTATCTCTATCGGACAAATTTTATAATCTTTAATTTTGGGTCTTACTTAACTTTTCGGGAAATCATTTTATTACCGTTTTGAATGATTTCAACACCGTCAACAATTCCGTCGTTATTCTTTTTAAACATTAACAAAACGTCAGCCATATCAATAAAAAAATCTGTTTCGGAAATCGGGAATAATTTGAATTTCTGTCCGTCCGGGCTGTTTCCCATCAAATTTCCTGATTCAATAAATACATTAATATTAACCCCAGGCTGGATTTCATATTTTCCGATGTAAGTATTTAATATTTCCTTATCAACTAAAGGTAAATTCTCAATTATTGTTGTAAAATCGGACTGAACTCTCCTATACGGGCATTTTTTTCTAAGATCAAAGTCGCCTGTTTCGGTATATTTGTCGCTAATTTTCCAATTATTATCAAAAATTCCCCGCGCAATAATAAGTTTATCGGATGGGAATCCAAGACTTCTGTTTACAACACTTCCATCTTTAATGAAGAAATCGAAATCCTCTTCGCCGTTTGTGTAAAAGTACATTCCAGCTGCAGATGTACCCCCGATAACTGTTACATATCTTTTATCATTCAACGGGTGCGGATAAACCATTTGTACACAGGCATCTTTTGCTTCAAAAACTTTACCCGATATTTCAATATTACTTGATGAAATTTTTAATGGAATTTTATTTCCTATTTTTTTAGTAATTAAATTTGCTTCCGCATCGCCGTATAGAATAAGCGAGTATTTTGCCATATCGATTTCACTCAATTCTGTATCAAGAAAAACACGCGGCTCATATTTTTGCCAGTTTTTCCAATAACTTACAAATTCAGTTGCTTTAATCCTGCACAATTTATTCATTAAAGTATCTTTGGAAGAAGTTCCGATAACAATTGCAAACGGAGTAGTTGTTACTTCCGAAATCGGACCTTCAATTTCGGGATTTTTAGATTTTGCAGAAGTTTTGTAATTTTTATCTGTAAGAATTATTTTGCCATCTTTTACCTCCACTTCACGGATATCATTAACATTCCAAACCACTGTAACGTTTTCTTTTGGATTTATCAGAGCAACAGGCGGAGTCAATTCAACGGAAATTACATTTTCAGTTGCCAATCTTATTGTGTTATTTATTAAAACTTCAGCTTCAGCTTCGATAAATGCAAAAGGATTTTCGCGCTGTAATACTTTTACCCAGTTTGATTTTGCTGAGTTTAAGGCAGCAGATCTTACTCTTACAGTTTTAGGCGCATTATTTTTTTTATGATTTAGAAACCACGAAATTACTTCATCTGTATATGGAATTCCTTCGTGACCGTAACCTGGATATTCGTGATAACGAATATCGTAACCCCATCTTTGAAGCATCTTTACGGCATATCGCGAAAAATTAACATCAACCGATTCGTCAATATCTCCGTGAGTAATGAATATTGGAGTTGTCAACATTGCGTCTGCTTGTGCAAAATTGCTGCTTCTTTCATTATAGAATTTTTCCCGCTCGGTTAGTTTCGAAATTTGTTCTTCCGTCATATTTACGTGATAATCCCAACCGCCGTATACTGGAGCAATTGCAGCAAAAATATCTGTATGCATTGTTCCAACACGCCAGGTTCCGCCACCGCCCATCGATTCACCTTTCAAATAAATCCGGTCTTCATCAACATTAAACATTTTATTTGCAAGCTCAATACATTTCAATACATCGTTCTCTCCTATTCCGGTGTAACTTGTATTTCCTCTTCCATGAGGTTCAATATCAATTACAGGGTATCTGTCAACCAAATCCATATGCCTTGAATCAATTGACCACCAATTTACATAAGGAGGATTTGCTCCGTAATACCCGTGAAGATTTACAACAAGAGGCCATTTTTTATCGGGGTCGTAATTCATTGGTAAATACGCGCGGCAAAATTGCGGAGTATTATCGGTTTCATCACGATAAGTAAGTCTTACAAATCCATTCGCGTGAACGGCAGAATTATTTACTGATTCCTCGTATTCCATCAAAGGTGAATAAAGCGTGCTTATTTTTGATGAATCGATATTTGATAAATCTTTTCCAACTCTGTCGATTATTAATTCCGAAAGCATAACATGAAGCATATCTTTTGGGGTTTCAGGCTTATTCGGCACGCTCGAAATTAAATCCTTGGCAGCTTTTACAGCGTCGCCTTTGTACCAGTATAAATAAGCGGTTAAAACTTGTCCTTTTGTGTTAATACTCGTTAGACAAATATCATAAATTCCATCCTTCCAATTTTGAGTATTGATAACTACTTCTTCTCCGCGTTTTACTTTCTTTTCCGAAACAACTTTTCCGCCTGCCGCAACTGCTTTAACAGTAACATCAATTTTTTGAATTTCCTTGTTTAAGGTTCTGTCGGTTTTAATAACAAGTTTGTTTTGGTCGGAAGATTTTATAATTTCGGGTGAAAGCTGGAATTCGTGAACAAGCGAAAAATTTTCCGGTTTTATTAATCTCATCCAAAAACCCCAAGTCCAGCCGCCATTCACTGATTTTAGAAGGATGGAATTTTCACCCATTAGTAAATCTACTTCGATCTGATTATTTTCACCGGACGCATTGCCATTCTTGTTCGAATAAACTCGTTTTCCATTCACCCAGATTTTACATCCCACATTGCTTCCGAAAGAAAGAATTTCTTTACCGGCATTCTGTCTGCTTATTTTTGTATAAGCATACCCAACTTTGTTGCTGTATGTAACATCTTCGAGAATATCGTAAAAATTAATATAGTTGTAAGGAGATTCATAATTTTTCCAATAAAATTTAAATCCATCGGGACGGGTATGAGTCATATCATTGACCGGTTGGATTTTCTCCTCACCGCTGTTTTCCTGCAAATAATCCGTGTCAAAACCATTTTCATCTTGATTCGGGAAACCTCCTATTATCAGCCAATCTCTTATAAAATCCTTTTGTGAACTTGCCCAGGGAAAGCGCGTTTCTTCTTTAATTGAAGTTTGCGCGTAAGTCTCGATACAAAATGTGAAAATCATTGTTACAACAAACCCAACTGTAAAACGTTTTGAGTAAATCATCTATGTATCTCCTAAATCTTGAACAAATATTTGCTTCCTACATTTATAATTTGAAAAATATTATGACGGCTTTAACACTTTAAGGTGACACCAAATTAGTAAATAACTATTGTAATATTTATTCAAATTGAAATGACTCCCCCGGCTTACTCTTTAATGCAGTAAAGTTTGTGAAAAAATAGTTGCAAATCTCAATGCAAGTAATATGAACACACCAAAAATAAATACTCTTAAACCGAAGTCAACACTAATAGGAAGACTTTGGAGCCATGGATTATTAATGGTATAACTTATTGGAGTTGAAATCGCAACAAATATGCCAAAATTCCAAAGAACTCTTTAGTAAGTAAAAACACTATTTCGAACTCTCCTGAACCTAAAACTTTGCGGATACTAACCTCTTTTTTCATTCTCTCAATTGAATAAGCCGATATACCCAATAAGCCTAGACAAGCTATGCTGATGGAAACAAAAGCAATAAACTAAATTTCCGATAGAGTTTAAAATATTTATTCCAGAATAGTTTTAACAGCTTTCTATGTTGTTAATTTCTGGGCTTTTAATTTATTTCCGTTAGCGGTCGGTATAAGAAACGACATACACTTTTTAATTCGTGTAAATACTTGCCCTTAACATAACCATTTAACCTATGGCTGTTATACAAACTTTTAGCGAAATATAAAATTATAATCAGAGTCATTCATAAAATTCATAAATGTCTCGTCCGACTAATTATTCTGTTTGATGAAATTCATCAATTCTCTGTCGTGGTTATTTACAATTCTGCATTCATTATCAAAATACATTGTAGCACCGTTTTGGGCAGTATAGTGTTCCCACTTTGGAAGTATACCTTCTACATTAGGATTAGCTGTTTTTATGAAGTTAATCCATGCAGAACTCATTTTGTCAGCTAATTTTTTGGCTGCTTCTGAATTGCCCGTCCAGTCGGGTCTCATGTCAACATTATTAAAAGCCAAAGGAATATCTAAACCATGAAAGGAACCTTTTGATTCATTATCAACTGAACTTTTCCATGCTAAAAAATAAACATAGATGAGGGCATTCGTCTCTGAAGCTCTTGCGTCAGCGGTTCGTATTATATTTGGTCTGAAAACCTCATCAATGGAAAGTAGATCCTGAGGTATAAAGTTTGGATAAGCCTTTGCAAATAACTCAATGTATTGATCAGTTTTATTACGATATTTTTTTGATAAGCGTTCTTTAGCCTGTTCAATTGTAAGATCTTTTTCGCTATATGCTGTTGGCATCATTTCATTTAGCGTAGAACCTATCATAAGCGGAATTTCATTTGAAATATCGGAAAATCCCGGACTAAAAGGTTGTTGAAGTAAAACCACTCCATCAGCAGAAGGTGCAAAGCCAAACATTGTTAGCGAGCCAGGTTTTCTTGGGCCCGAAATTTTTTCTATTGCATCGTTTCCAGCTTTTACAAGATCCTTGTATGGTATTGTATCTAGTTTTTCAACTTCTTTTGGTGTAAGCCCAAAACTTTCAAGTACAGCTAAGCCTAAGGCTTGTGATTTCTCTTTTGTCATCACATTTATAAGTGTACCGCTCTGGATAATTGCCTTATTAAATAAACCTTTTGCTGATGGCATACACATGAGTGTGCCAACTTTGCCGCCTCCGCCAGATTCGCCCACAATGGTTACATCAGACGAATTGCCTCCAAAATTATCTATGTTATTTTGTATCCACTCCAATGCTTTTACAATATCGAGCATACCTACATTTGCTGATTTTGAATATTTTTCACCACATACCGATAAATCAAGAAAACCAAGAATGTTCAACCTGTGATTTATAGACACAAACACTATATCACCTTTTTTTGCCAACGCTTCACCATAAGTCATCGGGTCATTGCTAGCTCCAATATGAAAACCTCCGCCATGCAACCAGAGCATTACCGGACGTTTTTTGCCATCCATTATTCCCTGTGTCCAAACATTCACACTGAAGAGTTCTTTTTCGCTTTGTACAGAATCGGGATACCATGGTACTACTTGCTTTGCAACAGGTCCAAAATCTTCACATTTAAGAATTTCTTCCCAAGAATCAGGATCCTGCGGAGGCATAAATCTTTCAGCTTTGGCGTAGGGCACGCCTTTAAAAGCATAAACATTATGGCTAAAACTACCAGATATATCCCCATAGGTTGTTTTTACGATCGGTTGCTGATTATTGCTTGTTTTTGACTTACATTCAATTACACAAAATTCTGCTGTAATAAAAAAAAGTAAAATAAAGTTAATTAATTGTCTCATAGTATTATAATTTATTATATATTTAAAAAATTTCAAGAGATAATGCTGAAATTTATTTTATTTGATTTGATTTTATCTTATTAGCATGGTGTCTTTTTATATAAGTCACAACTTAATTATACTCGCAATAATACAAAAATAAAAATATTTATTTAATTATTTAAGGGTAACTACTTTTTTCCAGAGTATAATAAGAACGAATTATGTGAATATTACTCAGTTGCGGGGAGTCCACTTTTATTGAAATTAAATTTTAAATAGAAGACGATTTTGAGTAAGTCTCTATAAAGTTTCAAAAATAATTGATTTTTTTAGTTATAAGTTGCATACCTATTTAGAAAAACTGCTATGGCAATTAGTACTAAACATCCAATTACATTATACCAGAGATATGGAATTGAAGTGAAAAAGTAAATTAAGATTACGATTGTTTCAGCAATTATTGCAGAATAAAAAGTTGCTGTTCCATTTACTTTTTTTAAATAAAATGCAATTAAAAATATTCCTAAAATCGTTCCATAAAATAATGATCCTAGAATATTCACAGCTTCAATTAACGAACCTAATTTGTTTGCGAACATTGCAAAACCGATTGCATAAAATCCCCAAAATACTGTTGTTAATTTTGAAACAAAAACATAATGTCTATCTGATCCATCTGATTTAATTAATCTTTTGTAAATATCAATTACAGATGTTGAAGCCAAAGCATTTAACTCTGCAGAAGTTGATGACATTGAAGCTGAAAAAATGGAAGCCAAAATTAATCCAATTAATCCCGCTGGTAAATAATTTATAACAAAACTGAGGAAAATATAGTTTATATCATTTGTATCTGCACTTGAATCAACTTTTTTAATTAAGCTTGTAACTTCTGATTTAAGTTTTTTTTCTTGGGCTACAGAATTATTTATTTTTTCAGAAATTGTATTAACATTTTCATTTTCTGAATTTTCTGCATCTAACATTTCCCTTAATTGATTTCTTTTTATTTTATGAATTTCATCAAACTGATTTTTAATATTTGAATATTCAGCTGAGTAATTGCTGTTTTTTACTTTTTCTAATTCAACAGAATTAAAGAAAAGAGGCGGAGTAATAAATTGATAAAACACAAAAACCATTGTTCCAAGAAAAAGTATACTGAACTGCATTGGAATTTTAATAATTCCATTTGCTAAAAGTCCCATTCTGCTTTGTGCAATTGACTTTCCTGATAAATATCTTTGCACTTGAGATTGATCTGTTCCAAAATATGATAAAGCTAAAAATGTTCCGCCGATTAATCCGGTCCAAATATTGTATCTGTCATACCAATCAAAATCGAAAGTAATTGCATTTAGTTTGCCCATTTTCCCGGCAATATGTGTGGCATCTAAAAATGAAATATCGTTTGGTAAATAATGCAAAATCATAAAGAATGCTGAGAACATTCCAAATGTAATTATTATCATTTGTAATAAGTGAGTTTTGTTAACAGCATCAGTTCCGCCGGAAGTGGTGTATAAAATTACAATTCCGCCAATTGATAAAATTGTAAGCTGAATATCCCAACCCAGTAAAATAGAAATAATTAATGCCGGAGCTAAAATTGTAAATCCGGCTGCCATGCCTCTTTGAATTAAAAAAAGCACACTCCCTAAAATTCTATTTTTTAAATCAAATCTTTGCTCTAAATATTCATAAGCTGTATAAACATTTAATCGATGAAAAATTGGGACTACAGTTATAGAAAGAATTATCATTGCAATTGGCAAACCAAGGTAGAATTGCACAAAACGCATCCCGTCAACATATGCTTGTCCAGGAGTTGAAAGAAATGTAATTGCACTTGCTTGAGTCGCCATTATTGAAAGCGTTACGGTGTACCAAGGAGTTGATCTATTTGCAAGCAGATATTCTTGAATATTTTTTTTGCCTCTGGTTTTCCAAATTCCATAAACCAAAACAAACAACAAAAAACCTATAAGAACAATCCAATCAAGAATACTCATTCATCGGCCAATTAATTAGAATAAATTTCAGCTAAAATATTTTGTAAATAAATAAAATAGAATAATAAGTGAAATTAAATTTATTAAAACAATTATATAAAGTTTTTTCCATGAAGAAAATATTGGTGGTTTTTCTTCATCTAATATTTCAATAGAATTTTCATTTTGTTCTTCATTCATTTGACTTTCCTGCAGAAATTAAGTTAACAAAAAGTCGGAATGCGCCGGGAACTCCAGATGGTAATTGTCTGAAAAATGAAATTCCGGTGTAAATAAAATTACCTTTTCCATATTTTGTAAAAAGAAGACTTCCCTTTAAATCATTTTCACCATTATCGTGCGAGGCAAAAATAGGTGTGTAATTTTTATCCCAATTATCTGCAAAATATAAACCTCTTTCCTGCACCCAATTATCGAAATCTTCATTAGTAATTTTGTTGGGGAAATTCAAAAGTTTATTTTCCGGATTTAGAAATTTAATATCTGCATCTTCATCTGTAACTCTTTCACGAGTTATTGAAAAAGGATACGGGCCAATGTTTTCAGTAAGTAAGCCAGAAGAAACATTATACTGCACTAACAAAGTTCCGCCATTTTTCACATACTCCAATAATTTCAGCTGATCAAATTTTAATCTATCTCTTGTGTTATAAGCTCTTACTCCGGTAATAATTGCATCATAATTATTTAGATTTTCGCTGTCAAGTTTTTCATCACTCAGCATTGCAACTTTATAACCCAAATTTTCAAGTGCTTCGGGAACATCGTCTCCGGCTCCCATAATATATCCAATTGTTCCGGCAAATTTTTTAATATCTAGTTTTACTAATTTAATTTTACTATCCGGAAAGTAAGTGTTATAACCGATATGATCATAATAAATTTCAACCATATCTTTGTTGTATTTTTTTCCATCAATTAAAATATAGGCAGTTAGATTTGCTACGTTTTTAAAATTTGGAGGAGTTATTGAAAAAGTGAAAGTTTGTTCGGAATTTTTTTTATCAAACGAAAATGGAATTTCACTTGGTGAAACTTTCCAATCTGAATTTCCGTTAAGTTTTAACACGCCCGTAACTTTATTTGTATTACTTTTTAATCGAACCTTAATTTCCTTGGGAGCATCTTCAGAAAAAATTTCTAATTTATTCTGAATTGAAGTTACAACGGGTGGACGAATTTCGAATGGTCTATATTCTTCACCTTTTACTCTATCGGTCCATTTGTAATCCAAAGGTGTTTGAAATTTTAAAATATCATTTCCCACTTTTAAAGTTGCCCACACTATTATTGCTGGTGGATTTTCCGGTAATCCAATTAATTTTTGATCATCAACATTAAATATTTTTCCGTTGTTATTTTCTTTTAACCAATAAGGCTGAGAGATTGGAAAATCTTTTGGAAGAATAAAGTTAGTTTTTATTTCAACGGGATTATTATTTTCTAATTTAATATTTATTGTTGAGTCTGCAAGTTGATCTGAAAGTGATATATTTTCTAAAGTAAAATTTATGTCCGATCTGTTTATTAATGTTGTGGTAAAATTTATTTTATCTCCAGGAGAGGCTGAATAATCATCTGAGATTGCTTCAAACCACAATCCTGTACACGATTGAATTATTGAAAGTAATGCTTTCTTTTTCTGCTCAACCCAATAATTATTTTTTATAGAGTTTAATTCATTATTTAACTCAATTAAACCATTTACTGATTGAGATGGTTTTTCAGGATTAAAGGAAGAAATAATTTTATTAATTTGGTGCTGAATTTTCTGACTATTTTCAATTCTATTCCAAGTTATATCAATATTATCAAACAAATCAGAATTTGGTTTATTCCCAGCATTCAATTCAAAATATTCAAAAATATTTCCTCGTCTTTCTGAAGCTCCAAAACCCTGACTCTTATGCATTGATCTGCTTTCAGCTGCAATTTCGGTATATGATTTTCCTAAAATTGAATTATAATCTCCGACATTAATTTTTATCAATCCTTTTTGTTCTTCATCTGATGGTCGCCACTTATTCCAAAATAATCTTTTAGCTTGCCAAGGTTCAACATATTTTAACTGATCTTTAAATTTAGCAGAATCAGCAGCAGCTTTAAATGCTTCTTCGGTTAAAATTGCTGAAGCTGTGTGATGACCATGTCCGCCGCTTCCATCAGATGGGAAGCGAGTAATAATAATATCCGGCTTAAAATTTCGAATTACCCAAACAACATCGGATAATATATTTTCTCTCCCCCAAAACTTAAAAGATTCTTCTGGAGATTTAGAATAACCAAAATCAATTGCTCTTGTAAAAAATTGTTCGGCTCCATCAATTCGTCTGGCAGCAAGCAATTCCTTTGTTCGTATAATTCCAATTTCATCACCTTTTTCAGAACCAATTAAATTTTGACCGCCATCTCCGCGAGTTAAAGCTAAGTAACCAGTTCTTAATTTTCTCGCCTTTGAAAAGTAT is a genomic window containing:
- a CDS encoding sodium:solute symporter, whose product is MSILDWIVLIGFLLFVLVYGIWKTRGKKNIQEYLLANRSTPWYTVTLSIMATQASAITFLSTPGQAYVDGMRFVQFYLGLPIAMIILSITVVPIFHRLNVYTAYEYLEQRFDLKNRILGSVLFLIQRGMAAGFTILAPALIISILLGWDIQLTILSIGGIVILYTTSGGTDAVNKTHLLQMIIITFGMFSAFFMILHYLPNDISFLDATHIAGKMGKLNAITFDFDWYDRYNIWTGLIGGTFLALSYFGTDQSQVQRYLSGKSIAQSRMGLLANGIIKIPMQFSILFLGTMVFVFYQFITPPLFFNSVELEKVKNSNYSAEYSNIKNQFDEIHKIKRNQLREMLDAENSENENVNTISEKINNSVAQEKKLKSEVTSLIKKVDSSADTNDINYIFLSFVINYLPAGLIGLILASIFSASMSSTSAELNALASTSVIDIYKRLIKSDGSDRHYVFVSKLTTVFWGFYAIGFAMFANKLGSLIEAVNILGSLFYGTILGIFLIAFYLKKVNGTATFYSAIIAETIVILIYFFTSIPYLWYNVIGCLVLIAIAVFLNRYATYN
- a CDS encoding PIG-L family deacetylase; this encodes MINLNLIAQIQRPMNSAEIIESIKKLNVAGSVLYIAAHPDDENTSVLAYFSKARKLRTGYLALTRGDGGQNLIGSEKGDEIGIIRTKELLAARRIDGAEQFFTRAIDFGYSKSPEESFKFWGRENILSDVVWVIRNFKPDIIITRFPSDGSGGHGHHTASAILTEEAFKAAADSAKFKDQLKYVEPWQAKRLFWNKWRPSDEEQKGLIKINVGDYNSILGKSYTEIAAESRSMHKSQGFGASERRGNIFEYFELNAGNKPNSDLFDNIDITWNRIENSQKIQHQINKIISSFNPEKPSQSVNGLIELNNELNSIKNNYWVEQKKKALLSIIQSCTGLWFEAISDDYSASPGDKINFTTTLINRSDINFTLENISLSDQLADSTINIKLENNNPVEIKTNFILPKDFPISQPYWLKENNNGKIFNVDDQKLIGLPENPPAIIVWATLKVGNDILKFQTPLDYKWTDRVKGEEYRPFEIRPPVVTSIQNKLEIFSEDAPKEIKVRLKSNTNKVTGVLKLNGNSDWKVSPSEIPFSFDKKNSEQTFTFSITPPNFKNVANLTAYILIDGKKYNKDMVEIYYDHIGYNTYFPDSKIKLVKLDIKKFAGTIGYIMGAGDDVPEALENLGYKVAMLSDEKLDSENLNNYDAIITGVRAYNTRDRLKFDQLKLLEYVKNGGTLLVQYNVSSGLLTENIGPYPFSITRERVTDEDADIKFLNPENKLLNFPNKITNEDFDNWVQERGLYFADNWDKNYTPIFASHDNGENDLKGSLLFTKYGKGNFIYTGISFFRQLPSGVPGAFRLFVNLISAGKSNE